A stretch of Mytilus edulis chromosome 11, xbMytEdul2.2, whole genome shotgun sequence DNA encodes these proteins:
- the LOC139495155 gene encoding cysteine-rich motor neuron 1 protein-like isoform X1 has translation MKSFIICLIIIVYTVSESSAFLINFCPPVLCFQRCVNGYVLNSNGCRTCTCISGTSKSNTATSMTSPIIGPQTGGSGQQMSGMFGPQANIPGTSYHNPCNPTQAYCILRCEKYMTGASGCQYCLCDDSIPDATTIPTTVVHHTSVPLIKPCISSETTCDKSCKYGFLIGPNNCQYCLCSPYAQRITTETPPTTTTLSTTLNNACIPSQKCILKCVHGYVHGSSGCQYCLCAPNATQSVPTTQGPSKLVSTMSEKCVIAIAICQVKCKKGFMTDKNDCTFCTCKEDIEAALHLTKSVEPIIKLMKPCVQEFDTCNIFCAHGYLRGPDNCQFCACSH, from the exons atgaaaagttttatcatttgtttgatTATAATTGTTTACACAGTATCAG AGTCTTCTGCATTTCTAATAAACTTTTGTCCACCTGTACTGTGTTTTCAACGTTGTGTAAATGGATATGTATTAAATTCTAATGGATGTCGCACCTGCACGTGCATTTCTGGGACCA gtAAAAGTAATACTGCAACTTCTATGACATCACCGATTATTGGTCCCCAGACAGGTGGCAGCGGTCAACAGATGAGTGGAATGTTCGGTCCTCAGGCCAATATTCCAGGCACCTCCTATCACAATCCGTGTAACCCTACACAGGCGTATTGTATACTGAGATGTGAGAAGTATATGACTGGTGCTAGTGGTTGTCAGTATTGTCTGTGTGACGACAGTATACCAG ATGCAACAACAATTCCGACAACTGTGGTCCATCATACCTCTGTTCCTCTAATAAAACCGTGTATTTCGTCTGAGACCACGTGTGATAAATCCTGTAAATACGGCTTTCTGATTGGTCCAAACAATTGCCAATATTGTTTATGCTCACCATATGCTCAAAGAATAACAACCG AAACACCACCAACAACAACCACTTTGTCTACTACTTTAAACAACGCATGTATACCTAGTCAGAAATGTATTCTTAAGTGTGTACATGGATATGTTCATGGATCCAGTGGCTGCCAATACTGTCTATGTGCACCAAATGCAAcacaat CTGTACCCACCACACAGGGTCCAAGCAAATTAGTGAGCACAATGAGCGAGAAATGTGTAATAGCGATAGCCATCTGCCAGGTGAAGTGTAAGAAAGGTTTTATGACTGACAAAAATGATTGCACGTTCTGCACGTGCAAGGAAGATATTGAAGCGGCAT TGCACCTAACCAAGTCAGTAGAACCAATCATCAAACTGATGAAACCGTGTGTTCAAGAATTCGACACGTGTAACATCTTTTGTGCGCATGGATATCTACGTGGTCCAGACAACTGTCAATTCTGCGCATGCTCTCACTGA
- the LOC139495155 gene encoding antistasin-like isoform X2, protein MKSFIICLIIIVYTVSESSAFLINFCPPVLCFQRCVNGYVLNSNGCRTCTCISGTSKSNTATSMTSPIIGPQTGGSGQQMSGMFGPQANIPGTSYHNPCNPTQAYCILRCEKYMTGASGCQYCLCDDSIPDATTIPTTVVHHTSVPLIKPCISSETTCDKSCKYGFLIGPNNCQYCLCSPYAQRITTETPPTTTTLSTTLNNACIPSQKCILKCVHGYVHGSSGCQYCLCAPNATQSVPTTQGPSKLVSTMSEKCVIAIAICQVKCKKGFMTDKNDCTFCTCKEDIEAA, encoded by the exons atgaaaagttttatcatttgtttgatTATAATTGTTTACACAGTATCAG AGTCTTCTGCATTTCTAATAAACTTTTGTCCACCTGTACTGTGTTTTCAACGTTGTGTAAATGGATATGTATTAAATTCTAATGGATGTCGCACCTGCACGTGCATTTCTGGGACCA gtAAAAGTAATACTGCAACTTCTATGACATCACCGATTATTGGTCCCCAGACAGGTGGCAGCGGTCAACAGATGAGTGGAATGTTCGGTCCTCAGGCCAATATTCCAGGCACCTCCTATCACAATCCGTGTAACCCTACACAGGCGTATTGTATACTGAGATGTGAGAAGTATATGACTGGTGCTAGTGGTTGTCAGTATTGTCTGTGTGACGACAGTATACCAG ATGCAACAACAATTCCGACAACTGTGGTCCATCATACCTCTGTTCCTCTAATAAAACCGTGTATTTCGTCTGAGACCACGTGTGATAAATCCTGTAAATACGGCTTTCTGATTGGTCCAAACAATTGCCAATATTGTTTATGCTCACCATATGCTCAAAGAATAACAACCG AAACACCACCAACAACAACCACTTTGTCTACTACTTTAAACAACGCATGTATACCTAGTCAGAAATGTATTCTTAAGTGTGTACATGGATATGTTCATGGATCCAGTGGCTGCCAATACTGTCTATGTGCACCAAATGCAAcacaat CTGTACCCACCACACAGGGTCCAAGCAAATTAGTGAGCACAATGAGCGAGAAATGTGTAATAGCGATAGCCATCTGCCAGGTGAAGTGTAAGAAAGGTTTTATGACTGACAAAAATGATTGCACGTTCTGCACGTGCAAGGAAGATATTGAAGCGGCAT GA